From the Gemmatimonadota bacterium genome, the window GACGTATTCGATTTCACCGCCGGAGACGAAAGTGAACTGGGCCAGCAGGGTCTCCTTCCACGCATCCTGGTCGACCCCTTTGAGATGGCCCTTCAACGGTTCCTCATCCACGGCCGCGGCAACGAAGTCGTCGATCACGCCCATGATCATCTCTTCGCCGCCCAGACGGTCATACAGGGGGCCGTCCATCACCCATTCCATGTTCGGATCGTCATGCTGGGCATGCAGGGGCGCTGCGGTTCCGATCAGCAGCAACAGCGCGGAAAGCGCCGCGGTAGCCATAACCATTCGAGTCATTTTGAAAATCTCCTTGTCCCGATACGGGTCACGTTGTTTCGGTACAGACTCCATCTCTCGTTTTGTCCGTCGTCTGCGTCAACAGGGTTATACAGGAAGATAGAGAAATCCGTTAAAAAATCAAATGATTCTCCCCGGACCGGCCGGACCGGGGAAGCGCTTACAGCAGACAGGTGTCGATGATGTGGGCGACACCGTCGGCGTCGTTGTCCGGCGCGACCACGTCCGCCGCGCGCCGCACGGCGTCGGGCGCGTTCCCCATGGCCACGCCGAGGCCGGCGTATTCAATCATGTCCAGGTCATTGAAGTTATCGCCGATACTGATCATCCGCTCCGCTCCGATTCCGTAGCGTTCGCCGAGGAAAGCGAGGGCCTTCGCCTTGGACACGCCGGCCGGTACGATCTCCATGCACCAGTAGTCGCCCACCAGGGTGCTGCGCGACAAGATGACGCCGATCCGATCGCCGTATTCCGTCAGCTCCGCCTTCAGTTCATGCATGGACGATCCTCTTCCGGCCACCGCGATCTGCGCCGGGTCCCGGTGCAGCACATGTTCCAGGCCGTCCACCTGTAGGGCCTTGTCCGCATTGGCCTCCAGGTAGCGTTCTCGCCAGCCGTTCGCCGAACGGGGGTGTTCAAACCAGATGTACCGGCTTTCCGGGACCGGTTCATAGACGAGGGGGTCGTGACCGCGCCGCCTGCAGAAATCGACCAGGTCGGCCGCCAGGTCCCTGGGCAGGTTTTGCGCCCGGAGCAACGGACCGTCCAGGTGCTCGAGTATGAGCGCGCCGCTGTGGAAGACCAGCGTCGTGGAGGAAGGCACCTGCTCCGCCGCGGTCCGGCCGGAGTTCAGGCTTCGCCCGGTACAGAGCGCCACGCGCTTCCCGGCCGAGACGGCCCGTTGAAGCGCCTCGCGCGTTACCGGGGAGACCTCGCGGCGCGAGGTCAGCAACGTGCCGTCGATGTCGATGGCGATCAGGTCGTAGGTCATGCCCGCAACTCTTTCAATTCACTTTATGAAGCGCTCGATAGCCCGGGCGACGCCCTCGTCGTCCACCGAAGCCGTGACATGATCCGCCCGGGCGAGGATTTCTGGGGGGCCATTTCCCATGGCCACGCCCAGGCCCGCGACGTCGAGCATTTCCAGGTCGTTCAGGTTGTCCCCCACGGCCATGACCTCGGAGAGCCCGATCCCGAGAAGCCGGGCCAGCCTGCGCAGTCCGTCGCCTTTGGATACGCCGGCCGGCATGACCGTGATGACGTGGTAGCCAGGGTCCCAGGGACTGATTTCGAAGACCACCCCCGTATCAGGCAGCTGTGCCCTGATGTGTGATTCTCTGGACTCGACCCGTTCGTTGCGTTCGGCGACCGTGATGCAGGCAATGTCCTGGCGCAGAAACGCGCAGACGTCGTCCACCCGGTGAACGCGGTCGGCGTTCTGCGCGGCATAGTCTATAAACGCCTGGTTGTCCGGATCGAAGGAGTCATAGTAGAAGTACTGCACTTCGGGCAGGGGGCCGTACACGATGGGATGAAACCCGATGCCGCGAAAGACCCGGACGGCGTCCATCGCAAGATGGCTCGGCAGGTTTCGCAGATACCTGGCGCGACGACCTTGGGCGTCGTAAATCATGGCGCCGTTGTTCAGTACGTAGGGGGCGTTCAACGGCAGATGCCGCACGGCCTCCTCGGCGGAGGGCAGGCTTCGCCCGGTACACACCGTGACGCGGACGCCGCGGCCGGCCGCGTACCGAACGGCGTCGACCGTGGCATCGGACATTTCCCGCCTGCCGTCGAGCAGCGTGCCGTCGATGTCCAGGGCGAGGAGACGATACATGACAGACCCAATTAAAAAACGGAGACTTCTGGAAAGCCTCCGCTTTTCGACGTAAACCTTTACACCCGATGGGCGCTAGTGGACTCGAACCACTGACCTCCACGATGTGAGCGTGGCACTCTAACCGGCTGAGCTAAGCGCCCGGCAAATGGGCCCGCCAGGACTCGAACCTGGGACCGTCCGATTATGAGTCGGATGCTCTAACCAACTGAGCTACAGGCCCATGGTAGACGCCCAGTCAGCATGCCCGACAAGCGGGACCAATATAGGCGAACGGCGGGTCATCGTCAAGCAAAAGATGGGGCGGCATTTCAATCGCCGCGGGCCGACCGCAGCAGGACTTTTTCCTGTTGTTTGAGTTCCATGTAAGTGGCCATGGCGTCGTTCAATTCGCTGCTTCGCCCCCCCGTTTCCATCTGCTTGATCTGTTCCATCAGACGGGCCATACTTTCCTTGAGCCGTTTCTGCTTGATCCGGACGATATGGTCCCGGGCTCTTTGCTCCAGGTGAACGCCGGAGTCCGACGTGTTGATCAGTTCCGTGATTACCCGCGCGGCCTCTTCGTCGTCGATGGTATCGATCAGGCCGGAAAGATCGTAGGAACGCTCGCCGCCCAGTCCGGCGAGACACTGTTCGACGATCCGGCGGTACAGGGGATACTTGAAATCCTGCGGTTCCAGCTGGCCTTCGACGAGTTCGGCGATGGTCCGGTCGCTGAGCATGAGCTGGACCAGGTCCCGTTCCACCCGCTCGTCGCCGTCCCGCGCCGGCGCGGCGTGGGGCGCCTGGCGATCACGCCCCACGGTGCCCGAACCGCCCGGTCCGCCCGAACCGCCCGGTCCGCCCGGTCCGGTCGGACGCCGCAGTTCAGAGGCCAGCAGGCCCTGCAGCGCCGGAAACCGGCGTTCGGCTTCTTCCCGGTACATTTCCCTGTGGACCAGGTTCGCCGTCTTTCGGATCAGGCCGGCCAGCGTCCGGAATACCTCGTCCCGATCGCCCGCTGCCTGGAGATTGGCATGATAGCCCATGAAATCGGCCAGGGAATCGGCCTGTTCGACGAGTTTCATGAACCCGTCCTGCCCGTGTTCCCGCACGTAGGAGTCGGGGTCGTAGTCGTCCGGCAGCCGCACGACGCGGGTCCAGAGCCCGCTTTCCACCAGGGGCTCGATGGCGCGCCAGGTCGCCCGCACGCCGGCCTGGTCCGAATCGTAGACGAGGTACGCCTGCTGCCCGTACCGCGCCAGGAGCCGGGCCTGTTCCCGCGTCAACGCCGTTCCGCACAGGGCGACCACCCCCTGGATCCCCTGTTCATGCAGGCCGAGCAGGTCCATGTACCCTTCCACGACCAGCGCCTGTCCCTGCCGCCGCAACGCGTCCCGGGCCTGGTACAGCCCGTAGAGCACCTGGCTCTTCCGGTAGATGGGGGATTCGGGTGAATTGAGGTACTTGGGCTGGTCCTCGTCGGAAAGCGCTCTCCCGCCGAATCCGACCACGCGGCCGCTCGG encodes:
- a CDS encoding HAD family phosphatase, with translation MTYDLIAIDIDGTLLTSRREVSPVTREALQRAVSAGKRVALCTGRSLNSGRTAAEQVPSSTTLVFHSGALILEHLDGPLLRAQNLPRDLAADLVDFCRRRGHDPLVYEPVPESRYIWFEHPRSANGWRERYLEANADKALQVDGLEHVLHRDPAQIAVAGRGSSMHELKAELTEYGDRIGVILSRSTLVGDYWCMEIVPAGVSKAKALAFLGERYGIGAERMISIGDNFNDLDMIEYAGLGVAMGNAPDAVRRAADVVAPDNDADGVAHIIDTCLL
- a CDS encoding HAD family phosphatase: MYRLLALDIDGTLLDGRREMSDATVDAVRYAAGRGVRVTVCTGRSLPSAEEAVRHLPLNAPYVLNNGAMIYDAQGRRARYLRNLPSHLAMDAVRVFRGIGFHPIVYGPLPEVQYFYYDSFDPDNQAFIDYAAQNADRVHRVDDVCAFLRQDIACITVAERNERVESRESHIRAQLPDTGVVFEISPWDPGYHVITVMPAGVSKGDGLRRLARLLGIGLSEVMAVGDNLNDLEMLDVAGLGVAMGNGPPEILARADHVTASVDDEGVARAIERFIK
- a CDS encoding DNA primase produces the protein MARIPEELVDSIRSQADIVDVVSDYVTLRRSGKNYLGLCPFHDEKTPSFSVNQERQMFHCFGCGKGGSVFTFLMEHENVTFVEAVHHIARRLHITIPETPGEREAGSEAESLARVTRFAARFFHDRLLNSDRDSVVRRYAEQRGLSEETIKSFGLGYAPDSWNDLLNAAREKGIGADWLVKAGLAKTGEQRTYDAFRKRLIFPIQAPSGRVVGFGGRALSDEDQPKYLNSPESPIYRKSQVLYGLYQARDALRRQGQALVVEGYMDLLGLHEQGIQGVVALCGTALTREQARLLARYGQQAYLVYDSDQAGVRATWRAIEPLVESGLWTRVVRLPDDYDPDSYVREHGQDGFMKLVEQADSLADFMGYHANLQAAGDRDEVFRTLAGLIRKTANLVHREMYREEAERRFPALQGLLASELRRPTGPGGPGGSGGPGGSGTVGRDRQAPHAAPARDGDERVERDLVQLMLSDRTIAELVEGQLEPQDFKYPLYRRIVEQCLAGLGGERSYDLSGLIDTIDDEEAARVITELINTSDSGVHLEQRARDHIVRIKQKRLKESMARLMEQIKQMETGGRSSELNDAMATYMELKQQEKVLLRSARGD